A single Leptospira kirschneri serovar Cynopteri str. 3522 CT DNA region contains:
- a CDS encoding LIC12077 family protein produces the protein MVLVKETENEIDRQIRYFLEEKLEGILEEAHKVKKRRQEVLHGKKNEKEKKSSEFENIPEETQLTLWAEDQCEHNKKMDSLGTGS, from the coding sequence ATGGTTTTAGTAAAAGAAACGGAGAATGAAATAGATCGTCAAATTCGTTATTTTTTAGAGGAGAAATTAGAGGGAATACTGGAAGAGGCGCATAAGGTAAAAAAAAGACGTCAAGAGGTACTTCATGGCAAAAAAAACGAAAAAGAAAAAAAGAGTTCCGAGTTCGAAAATATACCAGAAGAAACGCAACTGACGCTTTGGGCAGAAGATCAATGTGAACATAATAAAAAGATGGACAGTCTTGGAACCGGTTCTTAG